In Ipomoea triloba cultivar NCNSP0323 chromosome 15, ASM357664v1, one genomic interval encodes:
- the LOC116005922 gene encoding receptor-like protein 52 produces MATSQILLSFVFHFLLLFSQSFEATSERTEGRALVGWKNTLSNIDVVHSWSIANLDNICWNWSGISCNNDGDVYTIKLDNFSLSGTLESLDFILFPNLNHFSLYNNSFYGPLPYAIANLSQLVFLDLRLNHFVNFIPPEIGRLRNLQFINLGFNNLNGTIPSQIAHLQHLTSLSLYFNSFTGEIPDSLFSNMSKLQTFDCRGNLFHSPIPTSLIKLSKLKKLDLRANNFFGLIPPAIGNLSSLTNLLLSSNSLQGNIPETLCNLHSLSTLYLFNNNLSGSIPQCLGNITSLRHLSLNSNEMHGNLYRTLCNFHSLETLYIYNSCLGDLVSHCLGNLTSLRHLSLHSNTVQGTIPETLCNLHSLETLYLSFNSLTHPFPQCLGNITSLRYLSLSSDIVQGNILVSFCNLHSLENLLLSFNNLGGSIPQCLGNITSLRSLTLGYNALQGKIPETLCTLHSLDVLDLYLNSLEGPIPQCLGNITTLRYLSLSSNMLQRSIPDALCNLHSLEVLDLTNNSLDGSIPQCLGKLTSLEALLISKNQLGGTLLPTPTLRNDRNQIVSSSLIYGIDTGLCNLSSLQFLDLSDNNLKGQLPLCLESFSRELKVLNLARNQFEGTIPIVCNTKGNNLEYLNLNGNQLEGPLPRGLTNCSNLKLLDLGNNKLHDSFPHWLDTLPNLRVLVLRSNQFYGEVCVSSNTTLPFPKLHIFDISHNEFSGPLPRYYMENFEAMKHANDDETLSSYEASISLVWKRVELQVVHYDIWIALDLSNNYFHSEIPKSLGMLHVIQLLNLSHNQLIGYIPSSLENLSLLESLDLSSNKLVGEIPRQLPRSLTFLAVLNVSSNNLFGPIPRGLQFDTFSNDSYLENKALCGLPLMLQCQDKGEGETADVEDSEDFWIGFGWQSVVVGYCCGVPFGIAVGYLMFKYGKPRWLIRDHEFMNRVEEGSEETHSQVQQVAPLDKHFSLLYSMLRDHIADDVNYKVLVFCTTAMVTRLVAGLLGELNLNVPEIHSQKPQSYRTRRVSDEFRKSKGQKHLSTLSPTLSL; encoded by the exons atggcCACTTCTCAAATATTGCTctcttttgtttttcattttcttcttctcttttcgCAATCTTTCGAGGCAACATCAGAAAGAACAGAGGGAAGAGCACTTGTCGGGTGGAAGAACACCTTATCCAATATTGATGTTGTCCATTCATGGTCCATTGCTAATCTTGACAACATTTGTTGGAATTGGAGTGGCATTAGTTGCAACAATGACGGAGATGTTTATACGATAAAGCTCGATAATTTCAGTCTCTCAGGTACACTTGAAAGCCtcgattttattttatttccaaacCTCAACCATTTTAGTCTCTATAATAACAGTTTCTATGGACCGCTCCCTTATGCAATTGCTAACCTCTCCCAGCTAGTTTTCTTGGACCTCAGGTTGAaccattttgtaaattttatacCTCCAGAGATTGGAAGATTAAGAAATCTTCAGTTCATCAATCTTGGATTTAACAATCTTAATGGTACTATTCCCTCCCAAATAGCCCACCTTCAACACCTTACTTCCCTTTCCTTATATTTCAATTCTTTCACTGGTGAAATTCCAGATTCACTTTTCTCTAATATGAGCAAGCTTCAAACTTTTGATTGTAGGGGAAATCTATTCCATAGCCCAATTCCAACAAGTTTAATCAAGCTATCAAAGCTTAAAAAACTTGACCTCCGTGCAAACAATTTCTTTGGCTTAATACCTCCTGCAATTGGAAACCTAAGCTCACTAACCAATCTTCTTCTAAGCTCCAACAGCTTACAAGGAAATATTCCCGAAACACTATGCAATCTTCACTCTCTTAGCACTCTTTATTTGTTTAACAATAATTTGAGTGGTTCAATTCCTCAATGCTTGGGAAATATAACTTCATTAAGACATCTTTCTCTCAATTCCAATGAGATGCATGGGAATTTATATAGAACACTATGCAATTTTCACTCCCTTGaaaccctttatatatataacagttgTTTGGGTGATCTAGTTTCACATTGCTTGGGGAATCTAACCTCATTAAGACATCTTTCTCTCCATTCCAATACAGTGCAAGGAACTATTCCCGAAACACTTTGCAATCTTCACTCCCTTGAAACTCTATATTTGTCTTTCAATAGTTTAACACATCCATTTCCACAGTGTTTAGGGAATATAACCTCATTAAGATATCTTTCTCTCAGTTCTGACATTGTGCAAGGAAATATTCTAGTATCATTTTGCAATCTTCACTCCCTTGAGAATTTACTTTTGTCCTTCAATAATTTGGGTGGGTCGATTCCACAATGCCTAGGAAATATTACCTCACTTAGATCTCTTACTTTAGGTTACAATGCGCTGCAAGGAAAAATTCCCGAAACACTATGCACTCTTCATTCCCTTGATGTTCTTGATTTATATCTCAATAGTTTGGAAGGTCCAATTCCACAATGCTTGGGAAATATAACCACACTAAGGTATCTTTCTCTTAGCTCCAACATGCTCCAAAGAAGTATTCCCGATGCTCTATGCAATCTTCATTCCCTTGAAGTTCTCGATTTAACAAACAACAGCTTGGATGGTTCAATTCCACAATGCTTGGGAAAATTGACAAGTTTGGAAGCTTTACTTATTTCTAAAAACCAGCTTGGTGGCACATTACTTCCAACTCCAACACTTAGAAATGACAGAAATCAAATAGTAAGTTCTAGTTTGATTTATGGGATAGATACAGGGTTGTGTAATTTGAGTTCCCTGCAGTTTCTTGATCTGTCAGACAATAATCTAAAAGGGCAACTACCTCTGTGTTTAGAGAGCTTCAGTAGGGAACTTAAGGTTCTAAATTTAGCCAGAAATCAATTTGAGGGAACTATTCCAATAGTATGCAACACAAAGGGAAACAACCTGGAGTATTTGAATTTAAACGGCAATCAATTGGAAGGGCCATTGCCCAGAGGTTTGACAAATTGCAGCAATCTTAAGCTTCTAGATCTTGGAAACAACAAGTTACACGATTCATTCCCTCATTGGTTGGATACTCTTCCTAATTTGCGTGTTCTTGTGCTAAGATCTAATCAATTTTATGGTGAAGTATGTGTTTCTTCTAACACCACACTTCCATTTCCAAAGCTGCATATATTTGATATCTCACACAATGAGTTCAGTGGTCCTTTGCCAAGATATTATATGGAGAACTTTGAAGCCATGAAGCATGCAAATGATGATGAAACTTTGTCATCTTATGAAGCTTCAATAAGCCTAGTGTGGAAAAGAGTGGAGCTTCAAGTGGTGCATTATGATATCTGGATTGCCCTTGATTTATCCAATAACTACTTCCATAGTGAGATTCCCAAATCTTTAGGAATGCTACACGTCATCCAGTTGCTCAATCTATCCCACAACCAACTCATTGGCTATATTCCATCATCTCTAGAAAACCTATCCCTTCTCGAATCACTTGATTTGTCATCAAACAAACTAGTGGGTGAGATTCCAAGACAACTTCCAAGATCATTGACATTTCTAGCCGTACTGAATGTTTCCTCTAATAATCTTTTTGGACCTATACCCCGTGGCTTGCAGTTTGACACATTTAGCAATGACTCCTATTTGGAAAACAAAGCTCTTTGTGGATTACCACTAATGCTACAATGCCAAGACAAGGGTGAAGGGGAAACAGCGGATGTGGAGGATTCAGAAGATTTTTGGATTGGATTTGGTTGGCAAAGTGTTGTTGTGGGCTATTGTTGTGGCGTGCCTTTTGGTATTGCTGTTGGATATCTCATGTTTAAGTATGGAAAACCTCGATGGCTCATAAG AGATCACGAGTTTATGAATAGAGTTGAGGAGGGCAGTGAAGAGACACATTCACAGGTCCAACAGGTTGCCCCTTTAGACAAACACTTTTCACTTCTTTATTCCATGCTGAGAGATCATATAGCAGACGATGTGAATTATAAGGTTCTTGTCTTTTGCACAACCGCAATGGTGACTAGACTCGTTGCAGGACTTCTTGGTGAGCTTAACTTGAATGTTCCGGAGATCCATTCTCAAAAACCACAAAGTTACAGAACCAGAAGAGTTTCAGATGAATTTCGTAAATCAAAAGGCCAG AAGCATCTCTCCACTCTCTCTCCTACCCTCTCTCTCTAA